Proteins from a genomic interval of Heteronotia binoei isolate CCM8104 ecotype False Entrance Well chromosome 5, APGP_CSIRO_Hbin_v1, whole genome shotgun sequence:
- the LOC132571233 gene encoding zinc finger protein 271-like produces MEKATAGFPQGHICFEDVAVYFTEIQWTVLDSHQKALYPDVMQDNFENVASLEFPDAVVKLEMEEEPQALLHQEYELTEIFPESSSESCLPNLTTISPVEKVEEPQMPDQLDVEEGNILSDYSAGLPDVIIKEEEPWIQGPEENANLTDDHSGFPAIIIKLEPKEEPWFSDLQIPVENTIVSSIPLGNGCIKEEDDLQSENTNQVTVNETLLGTASQDTKQASGIEGKVDSLQGNMPAKREGKVLFCAGGEIRENQVLKNIHKPGRMLLKGEEAYKHLDSEKKSSWRYYVFSHGRSHTGEKLYTCSVCGKKFLRRSHLLRHKINHTREKPYICSVCGKSFNQRSHLISHERTHTGEKPYPCSICGKNLSRKALLIRHERIHTGEKPYKCSLCGKSFCQSSGLIAHQITHTGEKPYACSVCEKSFSRKASLIRHERIHMGEKPYTCPVCGKSFSQCSGLLQHERIHTGEIPYKCSICGKSFSRKDCLLGHEGIHTGEKPYSCSVCGKSFNWKSYLTVHERSHTDEKLYICSVCGKSFSQRSNLISHEKTHTQEKTYTCSICGKNFIHKVSLIRHERVHTGETPYKCSVCGKGCSGRTNLISHERTHTEERPYPCSFCGKSFKQRSNLTSHERIHTGETPFACSVCGKSFSCKANLLGHMRTHTGEKPYPCSVCGKSFGNRSQVVIHERIHTGEKPYTCSACGKRFKHRTSYIEHQKIHTQEKPYTCSVCGRNFSRKEHLIIHGRIHTGEKPYSCSVCEKSFKQKSSLTSHERSHTGEKPHACSACGKSFNRKSNLIHHERIHTGEKPHACSVCGKSFRSKAYLKRHEKIHAR; encoded by the exons ATGGAAAAGGCTACAGCTGGGTTTCCTCAG GGCCATATATGTTTTGAAGATGTAGCTGTGTATTTCACGGAGATCCAGTGGACTGTGTTGGATTCTCATCAGAAGGCTCTTTACCCGGACGTCATGCAGGACAACTTTGAAAATGTGGCCTCTTTGG AATTTCCTGATGCAGTGGTAAAACTGGAAATGGAAGAGGAGCCACAGGCCCTGCTTCACCAGGAATATGAGCTCACTGAGATCTTCCCAGAAAGCAGTTCAG AATCTTGCCTTCCTAATCTGACCACAATCTCACCTGTGGAAAAGGTGGAAGAGCCACAGATGCCAGATCAACTGGATGTGGAGGAAGGAAATATCTTGTCAGACTACAGTGCAG GCTTGCCTGATGTCATCATAAAGGAAGAGGAGCCCTGGATCCAGGGGCCTGAGGAAAATGCAAACCTCACTGATGACCACTCAG GGTTTCCAGCTATAATAATAAAACTGGAACCAAAAGAAGAGCCATGGTTTTCCGATCTCCAGATACCTGTGGAAAACACGATTGTCTCAAGCATCCCGTTGG GCAATGGGTGCATAAAAGAGGAAGATGACCTCCAATCAGAAAACACAAACCAAGTGACTGTAAATGAGACGCTGTTAGGAACTGCCTCCCAGGATACAAAGCAGGCCTCTGGAATTGAAGGCAAAGTAGATAGTCTCCAAGGGAATATGCCagcaaagagagaaggaaaagtttTATTTTGTGCAGGAGGTGAGATCAGGGAAAACCAAGTCCTAAAGAATATTCATAAGCCTGGTAGAATGCTTCTTAAAGGAGAAGAAGCTTATAAACACTTGGACAGTGAGAAGAAATCCAGCTGGAGATATTATGTGTTCTCCCATGGAAGAagtcacacaggtgagaaactgTATACATGTTCAGTCTGTGGGAAAAAATTCCTTCGGCGATCACATCTGCTTAGACACAAAATAAACCATACAAGAGAAAAACCATATATATGCTCAGTCTGTGGGAAAAGTTTCAATCAGAGATCACATCTCATTAGCCATGAAAGGACACATACAGGAGAAAAACCATACCCATGTTCTATCTGTGGTAAAAACTTGAGTCGAAAAGCACTCCTTATTAGACATGAGagaattcatacaggggagaaaccctataAATGCTCTTTGTGTGGTaaaagcttctgtcagagctctggacTAATAGCTCACCAGATcacccacacaggagaaaaaccataTGCTTGCTCAGTCTGTGAGAAAAGTTTTAGCCGCAAAGCAAGCCTCATCAGACATGAGAGAATTCATATGGGAGAAAAACCATACACATGCCCAGTTTGTGGCAAAAGCTTCAGCCAGTGCTCTGGTCTCCTTCAGCATGAAAGAATTCACACTGGAGAGATCCCATATAAATGCTCTATCTGTGGCAAAAGCTTCAGTCGTAAAGATTGCCTTTTGGGACATGAGGGaatccatacaggagagaaaccatattcATGCTCAgtctgtgggaaaagcttcaactgGAAAAGTTACCTGACAGTTCATGAAAGAAGCCATACTGATGAAAAACTGTACATATGCTCGGTCTGTGGGAAAAGTTTCAGCCAAAGATCAAATCTTATTAGCCACGAAAAAACCCACACTCAAGAAAAAACCTATACATGTTCCATCTGTGGGAAAAACTTCATTCACAAAGTGAGCCTTATTAGACATGAGCGAGTCCACACAGGGGAGACTCCATACAAATGCTCAGTCTGTGGGAAAGGTTGCAGTGGGAGAACAAACCTGATTTCACATGAAAGAACTCACACAGAAGAAAGACCTTATCCATGCTCATTTTGTGGTAAAAGCTTCAAACAAAGATCAAACCTCACCAGTCACGAAAGAATCCATACAGGAGAGACCCCCTTTGCATGCTCAGTCTGTGGTAAAAGCTTCAGTTGCAAAGCAAACCTTCTCGGGCACATgaggacccacacaggagagaaaccatatccATGTTCAGTTTGTGGGAAAAGCTTTGGTAATAGATCACAGGTGGTTATACATGAGAGAATTCATACAGGAGAAAAACCATATACCTGTTCAGcctgtgggaaaagattcaaacACAGAACAAGCTATATTGAACACCAAAAAATCCACACGCAAGAAAAACCATATACATGCTCAGTCTGTGGTAGAAATTTCAGTCGTAAAGAGCACCTAATTATCCATGGGAGGAttcacacgggggagaagccatATTCGTGCTCCGTCTGTGAGAAAAGCTTCAAGCAGAAGTCAAGCCTGACTTCCCATGAGAGaagccacacaggagagaagccacatGCTTGCTCAGCCTGTGGCAAAAGTTTTAATAGAAAATCAAATCTTATTCACCATGAGAGGATTCATACTGGAGAGAAACCGCATGCATGCTCAGTCTGTGGTAAAAGTTTCCGTAGTAAAGCCTACCTGAAGAGACATGAAAAAATCCATGCAAGATAG
- the LOC132571900 gene encoding E3 ubiquitin-protein ligase TRIM7-like, whose protein sequence is MAAGGPVQQLCQEATCSICLDFFRDPVILECGHNFCLACLTHSWEEEGGAEPSCPQCRRRAQKRKFWPNQQVANFVEIAKKFKPLAGKGAEVKGGVCEKHQEPQKFYCKEDEAPICMFFSLAEEHQHHKVVLLEETFQENRDPFCSCMEILKKEIERIVAYREDAEKESQDLLEQTIGEKQKALAKFRQLHTFLEEKEKLLLAQMEEVEKEVARNRDQHLVRLSEELSFLESLKWVMEEKSHQPASELLQDVRSTLQRYEEKERPENPVTFPLALKWRILDLRDINLLLEVVMKQLKDNLDSGLHLQKANVTLDPDTAHPDLILSEDRKSVREGEKPQALPNNPERFVWSCIVLGREGFTSGRHFWEVLVGSEDSWSVGVARKSVRRKGVFSFSPEAGFWEVGKWGGKYKASIKDHYPPLTLSGELKRIRVCLNYNVGRVAFFDADRAALLYEFSGASFCRDTLLPSFWVRLEGHLQLC, encoded by the exons ATGGCCGCTGGGGGTCCCGTGCAGCAGCTCTGTCAGGAAGCCACTTGCTCCATCTGCCTGGACTTCTTCCGGGATCCGGTGATCCTCGAGTGTGGCCACAACTTCTGCCTCGCCTGCCTGACCCAcagctgggaggaggaggggggagctgaGCCTTCCTGCCCCCAATGCAGAAGAAGAGCTCAGAAGAGGAAATTCTGGCCGAACCAGCAGGTGGCCAACTTTGTGGAAATAGCCAAGAAGTTCAAACCTTTGGCAGGGAAGGGGGCGGAAGTGAAGGGGGGAGTCTGCGAGAAGCACCAGGAGCCCCAGAAGTTTTACTGCAAGGAGGACGAAGCTCCCATCTGCATGTTCTTTAGCCTGGCCGAGGAACACCAACATCACAAAGTAGTTCTTCTGGAGGAGACTTTCCAAGAAAATAGA GATCCGTTCTGCAGCTGTATGGAGATTCTGAAGAAGGAGATAGAAAGAATTGTGGCATATAGAGAAGATGCAGAGAAGGAAAGCCAAGACCTGCTC GAGCAAACCATAGGAGAGAAGCAAAAGGCATTAGCCAAATTCAGACAACTGCACACATTtctggaagaaaaagagaaacttttgctggcccagatggaagaggtggagaaggAGGTAGCAAGAAATAGGGACCAGCACCTGGTCAGACTCTCTGAGGAACTCTCCTTTCTGGAAAGCCTCAAGTGGGTGATGGAGGAGAAGAGTCATCAGCCAGCCAGCGAACTCTTGCAG GATGTGCGAAGCACCTTGCAGAG GTATGAAGAAAAGGAGAGGCCTGAGAATCCAGTGACTTTTCCTCTTGCATTAAAATGGAGGATCTTGGACTTACGTGACATCAATCTCTTGCTAGAAGTTGTCATGAAGCAGCTGAAAG ACAATCTGGATTCTGGACTTCACCTGCAGAAAG CAAATGTGACTCTGGATCCGGACACGGCCCATCCTGATCTCATCCTGTCTGAGGATCGGAAAAgtgtgagagaaggagaaaaaccTCAAGCTTTGCCCAACAATCCTGAGAGATTTGTGTGGAGCTGTATTGTGCTGGGCCGCGAGGGATTCACTAGCGGCCGCCATTTCTGGGAAGTCCTTGTGGGAAGTGAGGACTCCTGGAGTGTGGGGGTGGCCAGAAAGTCTGTGAGAAGGAAAGGAGTATTCTCCTTTAGTCCTGAGGCAGGATTCTGGGAGGTGGGGAAGTGGGGTGGCAAATACAAGGCTTCTATAAAAGACCATTATCCTCCCCTGACCTTGAGTGGGGAGCTCAAGAGAATCCGAGTGTGTCTGAACTACAATGTGGGGAGAGTGGCCTTTTTTGATGCTGACCGAGCTGCCCTTCTCTATGAATTCTCTGGAGCCTCTTTCTGTAGAGACACCCTCCTACCCTCCTTTTGGGTGCGTTTAGAAGGCCACCTCCAACTCTGTTAA